The Cryptomeria japonica chromosome 6, Sugi_1.0, whole genome shotgun sequence genomic interval GATAGAATATATTGCTTGATTAGTGCAATTGATTTTCTCTcatcaaaaatgtgaatttgtttaTTTGGTTCTAGATATAGCATCAATGAAATAAGGCTGGggtctttttctctttttctcttatgCAGTTAAAATTTGGTAATTGGTGTACATTCTTGGGGCAAATAAGAAGAGTGCTTTTCACTGTCTCTGTAATTTTATCACTGTCATGTCATTACATCACCATGAAAGGTTCAAGTTAATAATAAGAGTGGGATTTTGGGGCATAGATCAGAGTTCCAAACACTGTTTAACCAACTATTCCACAAATGATTGATTGGATGGATTAGATGTATCCTATTCAATTGTTGGGCTTAGATAACCAATACATCCTCTCTATATCAAAAACCagtaaaacaataataaaagaaCATGGCTGCATTTTATATCTAGATATCAGATTTTGATACGGTAGCCATACATGATAATCACAGGTTCAAAACATTCTATAAAAGTGATGATGCATTTTGTACTACAGATTGGACTTTGGCACCTTTAACTTTTCTAATAATATGTCTGTATGGCCACAAAATCTTTTATAAAATTGCATTGTTTTGGATTTGTTATGGTCTATTCATTTTGACTAAACACATTTAATTTATAAAAACAAAAGAAAAGCCAAACACAATGAAAAAGCAAACCTAATGATAAAGACAGGATGCTAGCCTCAAGCTCTTACAGCTCAACCTAGTCTAATATAAAATATTGTAGATCTACAGTCACATGCAAAGTAGGGGGCTGAAATATCTTCCAGCTATGATTCTGGATTTCATATAGATTTCTTTATGACAGTCAAAGTTCTGTTGGGTAAGTGGAATAAAACTTTTGGCTGAAAATTGTTCCAATTCAAAAGCTGATCAGGATAAAGAAATCACAAAATAAGGTGTAATCATAGGGGCAATAGAAGTTTTAAATCTTAAACTGTCATAATCCCATAAGACCATTACATATGTATGAGAAAAACATATGCTAGTCAAGCAATTTGGCTTGTAGTGATCTCATTCGTTCATTCCTTTCTAGGACAACTTGTGGATAATGGCAGGAAAATGATGAGGTAGTCTTTGTGAATAAGAAATGTATATAATGAGGCATTTGGTTAGAATCAATTCCCCACCGAAAGAACTCTCATTGCCTTGaaaatccaagatttgttgtatGCACAGGTCACTTTTCTTCATGATGACTCAAAAGTTTCAGCACCTAAACATTAACATTGGGTTTGGAATTAGATTACTCATCGCTGACTTTTACTACTGTTGTTTGTCTCCAGGAGCCCATACAGTTATTCTATATTTGTCTGCAACATGTCCCATCATAATTCCTGCCtgtctgcattcttcatttgtctatAATTTAATTAGACTTGTTTGATCTCCAAATAATTATTATTACAGAATTCTTTTTGGCACATAGTCATAGAAGCAGCTTTAGACTCAAACTCTGAGGTGATCTGGTGGAGGCATTCTTATACATTATTTGAGCACATTTTGGGTCTTGGTGTTGAAAGGATCCAGAGTTTTTAAGTCATGATGGCCAACATGCCTCCAGAGCATTGTTATTGCAGAAAGATCATCTCCTGCACCACTCTGATTATGTTCTTGTCCCTTGCATTGCTTCTAGAGCCTTCTTCAGCCTCTGCTCACAGACTCAGAggtattattttttattcttttccatGTCATATTAATAAATCACTGATTTCTTTGCACTTTCATAATGgggtatatagagagagagagatagttcTTATGTGTGTTTGATGGATAGGAAAGCAACCATCAAACAAGAAAACTATAGGACTTAAACATATGATCTCATCTCTTTTCAGGGAAGGAAAATACATTGGTTTTACAAGAAATGGAAGGATACCCACTTCAAAAAGTGCAGGTAAAATGCCCAAGAACTATTTACTAAAGATTCCGTTATGGCAATGATTGTTTGTGTTAATGTAGATCTAAAATGCTAGCAACCCAATTAACTATCTATGAATAGATTAAGGTGCTTCTGGTGTGTTAGGACTGTGTCTGATCTCAGATAGAAAAAGTGAACAGAAGAGTAATCATTCTCTTATCATTTTCCCATACTTGGGAGACTTCTTTGCATTAGTGGGAAGATCTTGTTTAAGCTATAGACAGACCCAATTCATCCAATTGGATTTCCAACTTTTGGACAAGATGATTGTACATGCCAATTATCCTTACAGATTTTGAAGCCTATATTTAACCTCAAACGTTTAAAGATTACACTCTTCTTATATTTTCTCATAGGGTTACAGTTGCACTTATGCAATCTCTACAGCCAGTTCATCCAATAGAGCAGTTTGAAGGCAATTTTGTTAAGCTAAGCTAATCCCAGACATTATAATTCATGTATCCTACTCACTAGGAGAGACTATTCTTCCTCTGCTGTTGTACATACCTCCTGGTAATAGCTGTGTGAGTTTAGGAAATAAACACACACAGCTATTACCAGAAGCTATGCATGACAACATTATGGACTGTGGAGTATTCTTTCCCTATTTGCTTCTGTGCTCTTTCTTTTTGATCTTTTCAATTCTTCTTCTCTCTCCCAAGATTTTTTCTCTGTACTTCTCTCTTTACTTTCTTTGATATAACCTTTTTGCCCAGCTCCATTAATGGAGTCTGATAACTCATAAGTATCCATAAGAATTAAGCTGTATTCCTCTGTCTTCTTATCCAGTTGTTGATTGCAAATTACAAAAGCTTTAGCACCAAGCCAGATTTGAAGGTTATCTATTTGATCATTCAATGTATTCTTTTTCTCTGTCTGTGTGTATATAACTTCATGTTTTGTTCGTTTTCCAACCAGGTTCCAGGAGCTTTGTCATCCCAGATTGCAACTTCCAAGCATTCTAGAAGACAATCAATGACAAAAAGGGCTAGGGGTCTACATGAAGTTCATTCTGGACCCAACCCAATAAGCAATTATTTTCCCATGCAAATTcatgaaaagataaaaaaaattataccaAGACCCAAGAACCCATGatcatttttttcttcttcttcccatgTATTTATCAAAGCAGCACAAACAGAATGTAAGAAAAACAATACATATAGCTTATATACTAAAAGCTGGAGGTGCAGTAATTTGATCCCAAGGGGATCTCCCTGATTTTTTTGTACTGTGAAGAGTGTAATATAAGCCAAGAAGTAAGTTAATGAGTCTTGAGCCCCAAATATCCACTGTTTAGCTTTGTTGCAGAGATCCAAATGCCCACCAATCACTTTCAATGGAATTACAATTTACTGCTATTTTTGCATGGTAAAGTCTGATAAATGAAAGATGTAACCACACCATGCAAAAACcttttagaaaataaataaaaaatgagaagTATTGTCACTGTTTTACCTAATATTCGTCACAAAAGGACAAGGGTAAGTGTACAAGCATTGTTTTACAGTAACAATGACATGCACGTTGCATGTATATGATATGGTTTAGGGTTTTTATGTCTTTTGCTATTGTTGTTATACATTGCCATGTTATGCTTTTTCTTTCTATAGTTGCCATGCAACTTTATAGTAATGGAGGGACTGTTTCTTGAGCCCAAGAAATAGTCAGACACTTTGTCTTATGTATAAACATTATTGAATTGTAATATTATTGCATGATATGATAATAATAACCATGTTTTTTTATGAATGGTCTTTTTTTATCTTTAATGTACGAATAGTACTGAGAAAGAGAGAGAATCTTATTGAGCTGTTTGTTATGGTACATTGCTTACCACTTCCATGTGGTCATTGCCCCTTTCAGTAGAGACAAAAAGAGCTCCGAATAATTGCAGCTTTTGTAAATCATTTAGTATTAAGGAACATTTGAACCAATTTATGTAGCTTTAGTGTATATTAAGCTGCCTTATTTCTATATTCTCTTGACTTTTCTAAATAAAAAATGCATGAGGAACAAACTTTTCTTTTTAAAAGGGGAATTGTTCATTGTACAAACATCTTGTGGTTGCACAAGTTTCCATGAAGAACAACTTATACTAGTCCTGTGACTTAGACCACTAATAATATAAAGAAATATTCCTCTTCCAATCAGTAAAGGACATATGCTATAACTATAACTATATGCTAGTGATGAAAGgttgggtatcttttaccaccatAGATATTGTTAATCATTCATAGTTTCTCAAGCTAGAACCATTCTATACATAGAACATTCAAACATAGGATGAATATATATGGTTGTGCATATATTGTTATTGTTCTTTATTAAAATATAAAGAAATTGTTTACGAGGTTGAGATTAATTTGTTAAAGTATTGAATTTTCATTGTAGAAATTCGAGTTTAAATCTTAAAGGGATATCTAATATGGAAATCTAAATTGTAACTCTTGATCTTTCATAGTTGGTTTCTACTGTGGAGATGGTCTCTAAATAAATGGATTTCtgagttgtgactcttggtcttctattggtgatttctagtgtgATTGTtcaaaaggagctagtatttgtctCATTATTGTGCTCGCAAGAACTTGTATTGGTCTCATGTTGATGCTCTATGAGCAAGAATATTTGTTTATGTTTAAACATAGAATGAATATATATGTATCTCTGTATAttgttattgttttttattaaaatataaagaaaatttttatgaggttgagcttaattggtttaAGCATTGAGTTTTTATTGTAGAGACTCAAGTTCAAATCTCAAAGAGACATCTAATATGCAAATCTAAATTGTGACTCTTTGTTTTCCATACTTGGCTTCTAGAGTGGAGATAATCTCTaaataagtggatttctaagttgtgactcttggtcttctatTGCTAATTTGGTCTCATGTTGATGCTCTATGAGCAagaatatttgtagatgattagaaatatgaaaaaaaattaaaagaacatAAAGATTTTTTATTAGATTAAAGAATATGATAATCAATATTCAATTTAGAgtgttaatatattatattatattatattagaaatctaaaagaaaaatgaaaatgaaaataattaattgattttggTGATTCAAGATAATTGTTCATTGTTTTAATTATAGTTTTTGAATTCTAGCTCGTAACTATAACTTCTTATATGCATTTGAAGAAAAACAATGAAATTCGAATCGGGTCAATCTTTGAATTTGACAAATCAATTTTGAGTGTCATGGGTGCAATCCTAATGTTCTATGTTGCTTTGATCCTACATATACTATCCAAACTTGAATTGGTAGAAAGTGTGATTGAAAACATGCCTACCTTTGCCTTTTTGATAGCCAAATGTATCAAGGTAGTGTCCAAGGACAACTCAAAATGTCTATGAGTTTTCCTATGTCAAACCCCTTTTGTAAACCATGTTAATGGTGCTAAAAACTATTAAAGACAACATTCACCCAGCATATAAATGACCTATATGTAGATTTGGTTATTTtttccctttagaattgaattgtgtTCTAAATATTCACTATTTCTCCAAATATAGCGTGTGTATTATGTTAGTCCcaatcggtgctgagaggggaggggtgaattagcactttaccagttttacacaattaaaacttttaactcaagtttgcactaacttaatattcatcaatacaaataattaaaacaagagaatatgcatgcatgaaaagatacacagtgacaccaagatttatctcatagaaacccaaatgggagaaaaccacggtgtgagtaggaactcacaaaatttgtactcttctggagtatgcctggtgaagagccatccctgttaggagattacaaagacactgttaggtgccacccggttaagggattttatttaaggcctgtcaatgtctttaccctattaaaggtagcccaGTTAAAGGACTTAGAAACATCAactaagatgtcacccggttaagggattttacaaagggacctattaaagtccacccagttaagggatttgagttgcaatggttagaaagcaacagaaaGATGATCTGCTGGAGTagttactgatagcttgatcagatcacaatgaaaatcatactctatccgcatcggttgtgtctgctctgcacagcACCGATTTTCTGCTTATACCTTCGGCTCTGCGCTGTACCAGTTCTCTAATCTTCAGCTCTGCACTCTATTGGTCCTTTGACCCTTGGCTCTGCACTTTGTcggtctacctcatacactctctgctttgctaaatcttttagcacttcctctcactctactctgcACTTTGGATTGCCTTTCACAGGATCTGCTCTTTGTAAATTTTacaatcaagaatttttgaatgaactcaaaaatactttatacactttctgtcgtcaccttcaggtgtttcctcaatcaaagcaaACCTAGATTTcggaggatttcaaattcaaaatctcccactctttctctgtgcGCCCTGCAACAATCTGCgactgcatcccccaaaaatagtgacttctgggtcgagtttagtcttttaaatgtgaaccagaaaatctacaagtaatcatggcttgactgcatgatgactgaagttgacttcaccaacctttagtttggcgtagacacaagctcaccaactcacctttttccaccaTAACTGAATAACTGATCATCACTCCGAGATTTTAGGCAAACAACTATCTTCCTTCTGCTTAACCGGTCTATCGGTATACCACTGCGCTCTTCATTATCGGTTCATCCTTTGATGCCAATTTGCAGTGCTTCTATCAAGTTTCTTCTCTAGCTTGCCAATGAGGTttcggtttgcatacaacctcaagccctcttgcctaagtcacctttggtGACTTCATTATCATCATAATGACCAACCTAAAGATTTGACCTCAACATCGATCTTCTTGATTGATAGACCagttagcttagtttgtcttcccttgagctaattgaaccttgatcacttgtctcttatgttgcttccatgttgtttacaagtcatcaccttttctactaAGATACATCATTCCATCGGTACCACTCCACCggttagtgttagacatcaatgacaaatctcaacaaatataccggttctctggattaactggttttgtcaatgccaacatattaatgatatatattatatatctTCAAATATTATGATATACCAACATGTCACACAAACATGTTTTAAGTTAGCTCATGATGGCTACCAGAAGGGTATAGGGAGGtaagaatttgaatttaaatattaaattttgaaaCCATTCCTATGTACCTCAATATTGAACTAGTTTATCTCAAGTGGTGCAAAAATGAACCTAAGGGATAAAAAAGTAATTTTGAGTTAGAAAGTGATTGTACAAATTTACATGAAAACAAAGATACAATAGTGATTAAATGGAAAAAAAAGTTGGAATCAACATAAATGAGGGTAATAAAGATGGATAGATTAGGTCAAGAGCGAATATGTAATTGCATTAAGGATATTCCACCAAGGTGAATAGAAAACTAAATAGAAAATGGTATGGTTATGCTAAATTTACCTGTTACATTTTGCCACCACTTAGATGTGTGAGTGAATCTATAATGATCTCATGCAATTCACAGTATATGAATACTCTCAatcaatatgaaaaataaatattcAAGCACTCATAAAAAGGATATATAGGATCCGCCTTATTTGAAAATAGGGTAAATTACTACAAATGAAAGTTTATTCACTTAgtataaaaatctaattttttaattattttatttaatgtaAATTAGATATGTGAAAGTTTAAATCAACATATAAGAAATAAAAAGAACTATAAGATTCAAACACAACACTTGTAATGCCTCTCACGTTTGCATTCTATCATTgttttattttgatccaatattGACTTTGTACATGATACAATTGGATTGTGCatattttattcttttgtattggcatCCACATGGTGCATCCACTTATAGTTATATTATTTTGATCATGTAGATATCATTGTTGATGTTGATAGTTGGTTAAATACATGTAGATCTAGTGGTGATCATATATGCATGATGATTATACGATGTTGTGACATGATGTTATATGATGACATTTAGATTATAATTATGATGGTATTTTGTATATACTAATGATAATATGGTTACATGATGATGCATTGATCATGTTACATTGATTTGATGAGATATTATGTTACTGACCATGTCATTATGTGACCCCATTTTGCAAATGATTATTTATGTGTTTCAGTTAtattatgtatatgcatatatgcacATGTATTTGTTTTGTTATTGGCTGATGTAGGTACaaggcatcaactccacctagctccatagaTCTAAGTGTGCCCATTTC includes:
- the LOC131067967 gene encoding CLAVATA3/ESR (CLE)-related protein 44, producing the protein MMANMPPEHCYCRKIISCTTLIMFLSLALLLEPSSASAHRLRGKENTLVLQEMEGYPLQKVQVPGALSSQIATSKHSRRQSMTKRARGLHEVHSGPNPISNYFPMQIHEKIKKIIPRPKNP